TCGGCAACAACGGGATGACCATCGTGCTTTATTTGTACCGGGAAGCGTTCGTGCGCAACTATTTCGGGTATGCGTCGGCGGTCGGGTGGGGGATGTTCGTCATCATCGTGCTGTTCTCGGCCGTCAACTGGATGCTGACCAAAGAAAAAGAAAACGTTTCAACGGGGAGGTGAACATAGCCGATGACAAGCCGTTCGATATGGAACAAATTTGTACTGCACCTTCTGCTTGTGGCCGGAGTCATTTTGTCCGTGTTCCCGTTTTATTGGCTGGCCGTCATGTCCACCAGCACAACCAGCGATCTGTATAAATTTCCGCCGAAAATCTGGTTCGGCACCCATCTGATCGACAACATCCAGCGGCTCATGCAAAACATCGACTTTTTCCAGGCGCTGACCAATACGTTGTTCGTCGCCGTCGTCACCTCGGTGCTCGTCTTGTTTTTCGACTCACTTGCGGGATTTGCTTTCGCCAAATACGAATTTCCGGGGAAAAAGTGGCTGTTCCTCGCATTGCTCGCCACGATGATGGTGCCGGGCCAGCTGTCGCTCGTCCCTTCGTTTGTCATCATGGCGAATTTCGGATGGGTGGGCTCGTACAAAGCGCTGATCGTCCCCGGAATGGCCAACGCCTTCGGCATCTTTTGGATACGCCAGTACGCGCAGGGGGCCATCGCGGATGAGCTGCTCAGCGCGGGGCGGATCGACGGCTGCAGCTTCTTCCGGCTGTACTGGAACGTGGCGCTGCCGATCCTGCGCCCGGCGCTGGCGTTTCTCGGCGCCTTCACGTTTATTCACGTGTGGAACGACTACTTATGGCCTCTGGTCATTTTGAACGACAAATCGAAGTATACTTTGCAGGTCGCACTCTCGCAGCTCAACGGCATTTACAACACCGATTATTCGATGGTGATGGCGGGCACGTTCCTCGTCGTCCTGCCGCTCATCGTCCTGTTCCTGTTCGTCAGCCGCCAGTTTATTTCCGATATCGCAGCAGGAGCGGTTAAAGATTAAACGTACGGTTTTACTCACGTGATCGTGCAGCAATAGAAAAGCTGGCGAATTTCCCAAAAGGACGCAGCCCAAGCCAAGCCGCGGGGGCGTCCTTTTTGTTGCTTGGGTGCAAAAGGACTCATGCTGCCCGTTGTTTGTAGTAGCTGTACCCCAACTGTAGAGCGTGTCCGATATAGGTTTTTGCCTCGGCAAAAACCATATCGGACATACGCGAGTACGAGGCACACACCTCCTCCCCCCGGCATCGCGCCTAAAGTAAAGCGTGGCGGGCATAGGATTTGGGCGAGCAGCCCCAAATCCATGCCCGGCAAATGTGAACCAGAGGCACGCAGCATCTCCCGGCGGGCGGGTCCAGGGCGCTTGGGGCGCCTGGGGTCCCCCTTGAAGGGGGATTTAGGGGGTGGGCCCTCGATTTAAGGAGGGAGGTGGGCCCTCAATTTAAAGGAAATACCCCTCATATGTAGAAGTTTTAAGACGGCCTTATTATTATTCCCCACTCCAACATAAAGAAAGGTTCCGGTCATGAGTTTATTTGTGCGAGAGAAGTCATTTTACAAAACATTTTTTACGCTGACGGTCATCATCGGCTTGCAAAACATCATTTCGTTCGGAGTCAACTTGTCGGATAATTTGCTGATCGGCGGTTACAGCGAAGCGGCGCTTTCCGGTGTCGCGATAGCCAATCAGATCCAGTTTGTGCTGCAGATGCTTGTGATGGGCGTCGGCGAAGGTTTGGTCATCATGGCGTCCAGATACTGGGGGGCCAAGGACATCGGCTCGATCAAGAAGATTTCCAGCATCGGGATGCGGCTGGCGATTTTGGTAGGGCTCGTCATGTGGGCCGTCGTTTTTTTCTTCACGCAAAGCTGCCTGTCGCTTTTTACCGGCGACGTGAATGTGATTGCCGAGGGGACAAAATTTATACGGACCATCTGTTTCTCGTATATCTTTTTTTCCATTACCAGCATTCTGCTTGCCGTTCTGCGAAGCGTGGAGACGGTGAAAATCGGCTTTATGTTATCTTCAAGCACGCTGATTATCAACATATGCCTGAATTATTTGCTCATCTACGGACATTTCGGCTTTCCGAGCCTGGGGGTGCAGGGAGCCGCCGTCGCCACCCTGTCGGCCAGAATCATCGAGCTGATCATCGTTTGCCTGTACGTAAAGCGTTTCGATCAAAAAATCGGACTTAAGCTGCGCGATTTTTTCAGCATCGAGCGGGGGCTGTTCAAGCATTATGTGAACGTCGGATCGCCCATACTGATGTCCAACTTCATCTGGGGCATCGCCATGGGGACGCAGACATCGATACTGGGACACATGGGAGCGGCCGCAATTGCCGCGAACAGCATAGCGACAACGATCTTTCAGATCGTATCGGTCGTCGTTTTCGCCTCGGCCAGCGCGACCACCGTCGTCATCGGCAAAACGATCGGCGAGGGGCGCGCGGACAAAATCAAATCATACGCCAAAACGCTGCAGATGCTGTACCTTCTCATCGGAATATGCACGGGAGCTCTTCTTTTTATTACAAAAGACCATGTCCTGGACTTTTATTCCATCTCTGCGGAAGCAAGAGATTTGGCTTTGCAATTTATGACGGTGCTGTCCGTGACGGTGTGCGGAACCGCCTACCAAATGCCGTGTTTGACGGGAATCGTGCGAAGCGGCGGGGATACGCGTTTTGTTTTGTATAACGATACCATCTTCATGTGGCTCATTGTCCTGCCCGCTTCGACTTTGTGCGCCTTTGTATTCGACCTGTCGCCTTTCATCACGTTTATTTGCCTCAAGTCGGATCAAATTTTGAAATGCTTCGTTGCTATTGTCAAAGTGAACCGGTTCAGGTGGATTCGGGCGTTTGATTCCCGCGCAGCTTCGGGAAAATTTTAATAAGTGCGATAAAAAACGGTTCGCTGCGTGTCTTGGATCGTACTTCCGATTGCTCCTCTACCCCATAAAGTGAAGAAAATCCTTCGAAGCTAATTCCGATTACTTTGCGGGGACCCCGGGATTTTAATTGCAATGTTTTTCAGCGGTGGAAATCCGGTCACAAAGGTGACCGCTAGCGCTTCTCCAGTACGATTCCACCCACTTCGCTTTATTTCACTGCACTGTTTAAAAGGATTTCCCGCTTCGGGGAAGAACTATTTTGTAATAGGCAAGAAGGGGAGGGATTGGCTTGGGGGCAGTAGTGAAAGGCAGGTACACGGCCAAAACGGAAGGGGATTTCGTCGTATTTTTGATCGGAATGAGGGTGAACCGCATTTGGGCTGTTCATAAATGGTTTCCGGTTTTTCGGGCGATGGGTCCGATGATCCGCGAGTTATACGCGAACGGAAGTTTGGGATTTCGCGGGACCGAATTCATGGTGGGGTGGCGGAGCGTGCATTTGCTGCAATATTGGGACTCCTACGAACAGCTCGAGGCTTATGCGAGAGGCGGACAGCATCTGAAGGCTTGGCGCCAATTCAACCGGGCTGTCGGAACGGATGGGAGCGTCGGGATTTATCATGAAACGTACAAGATTCGCGCCGGCGAATACGAATGCGTTTACGGCAATATGCCGAGGTTCGGTCTGGCAAAGGTCACGGAGCATGTTCCCGCCGTCGGCCAATATGAAACATCGCGGCGCAGAATGGGCGGGATGAACGATCCTGCCGTTCCTACGCCGCCGAATCCCGAATCCTAGCACGAAAGAAATCTACCGGAACGGGGCCGAAGCTGATATAGTAATAGGATAAAGAAAAAGCGATCCGAATGGATTACTTAATCAAATACGAGACTGCATGTATTTGCTGCGGAAAGGAAGATGGCCATGCCCTCCCAATTGTTCAAAGAATTTAAGGAATTCGCCATGAAAGGAAACATCATCGAACTTGCGATCGGAGTTATCGTAGGCGGGGCTTTCGGCAAGGTCGTCACCTCGGTCGTCAACGACGTCGTTATGCCGCCGATCGGGCTGCTGCTCGGCAAGGTCAACTTTACCGATTTGTTCCTGCCCCTGGACGGAAAATCGTACGAATCGCTGTCCGCCGCCAAGGCAGCTGGAGCGCCGACGCTGAACTACGGCGTGTTTATCAATACGATGCTGGACTTTCTGATCGTATCCTTCGTCATTTTTATCACTTTCAAGCAGTTGAACCGGCTGCGCAAAAAAGAGGACAAGCCTGCGGAGCCCGAGGCGAAAGTCAAGGAGTGCCCGGAATGCTTGTCGGAAATCCCGAAGCTGGCGACCCGCTGCAAATACTGCACGGCGGTGCAGGAAGCCGGCGGTGCGGAAGCGTAACGTACTGCGGAGGAGGCAGCCCGGGACAGGGAGATGGGCGCTGCCAACCGATGCTGTCAAGTTAATTCTAAAACTCCGGATCAATAGAGGAACTGTAATGCGCTAAAACGGCCATTTCGAGTGGTGCGCCAAAAATAAAGGAACTGTGGTTAGCTATTAGCATGTTTTGCTGGACAAGACACCATTTTTCAATGGTTTAGCGAACGTCAGTTCCTCTATTTCTCCGAATGTGCCCTTTTACTCGATCATAGCGAATCTCAGTTCCTCTATGCCTATGAGCCGCCGCCGTCATATCGAACTATCGGGCCCTAAGCGCCGTCTACTTCATTCGCCTCGCAATCGGATGATCCTCGTTCAACTGCAGCAAGTCCCACAAATTCCCGTACAGATCCTTAAATACCGCAACCGTCCCGTAGGACTGCCGCTTCGGCTCCCTGACAAATTCGATTCCCCTTGAAACCATTTCGTTGTAATCTCTCCAAAAATCGTCGGTGTTTAAAAACAAAAACACTCTGCCGCCTGCCTGATTGCCGATAAACGGCTCTTGTTCGGGTTTCGAGGCCTTTGCAAGGAGCAGCGTAGTGCCGGCCGATCCGGGCGGCGACACGACGACCCAGCGTTTATCCTGCTCGGGCTGATACGTATCCTCCACCAAAGTAAAATTCAGCTTCTTCGTATAAAACTCGATGGCCTCGTCATAATCCCTTACCACCAGAGCAATATGGACGATGGATTGAATCATTTTGAACCCCTCCGGATTTCTGATGTGAAAAACTGCCTTTTTTTCGCGGGCAACACCCTTATCCTACCATTTTCCCGGAGCCTTGTGTAAAAAATGAATGGTATCGGGCGGTTGTTCGCGGTATAATGGAAAAAGCAGTATGACAGATTATTTTATCAGTAAGACAGGTTATATCGGGAGGCATACAGATGAACGCGAGCTCATTGCGATACATGCAAGTGAAGGAGCGGCTGATCGAGCATATCGCCGCACTTAAGCCGCACGAGCGGCTTCCGTCCAGAACGGCGCTGTCCGAGTCGTATAACGCCGCCCGGACGACGATCGAGAGAGCGATTTCCGAGCTGATCGGCGAAGGGCTGCTGTATGCGCGGGACGGAAGCGGCACCTACGTCGCGGAGGGAGTCCGCGGAACCGTCCGGCAGGAACGCGTCGGCACATGCAATTGGGGGCTGCTCGTCCCCGATATTTTGCACTACATCTATCCCGGCATCGTTCGCGGAGTCGGCGACGTGGCGAGCGATCATGATGTCAATTTGATGATCTGCAATACAGACAACAGCTATGAAAAGCAGACAAGGCACATCAACAAACTGATAGACAGCGGCGTCCATGGTCTGATCGTCGTGCCGGCGATCTACGGCACCGTTGATCTTCAGCCGTTTTACCGGCTGAAGGAGTCGGGGATTCCGCTTGTTTTTTGCCACCGGATGATCGAAGGAATTCAGGCCCCCCGGGTCATCTCCAACAATTTTTACGCAGGTTATATCGCGACCAAACATCTGCTCGCGGCCGGGTTCACGAAGATCGGCTTCATTTCGCGGCCCGTCTATTCGGCCTCATCGGAGAGATACCAAGGGTACGTATGCGCGCTGACGGAAGCCGGCATCCCTCTGAGGCCGGAGTGGGTCGTCTTCGAATCGTCGTTCGAAACCGATGGGGAAGGCTATTTCAGCGCTTTGCGGATGCTGCGCGGAGAAGACCGTCCGGACGGCGTTTTCTGCTTTAACGACGGCATAGCCAAAGGAGCAGGCGATGCGGCCGCAGAGCTGGGGCTTGCGGTAGGTACCGATATCGGCGTCGTCGGCTGCGACAATACGAACATTTGCGAAACGATGTCTCCCAAGCTGACGTCGGTCAAATTTCAAACCTATGAGACCGGAGCGGAAGCTGCGCGCATTCTGCTTGCCGGAGCCGCCCAGATCAGCCAGACGCTGGTGCTTCAACCGGAGCTGATCGTCAGGGAAAGCACGCGCAACCTGAACGGGTAATAATAGCCGTCGTCCGAGCCGGCAAAGGTCGTGACCGCATGAAAGGCGACATCGGTTTTATGAAAGGGGGGCAACAAATGGCGTTCTTCGGAAGAGGTCCGGCATGGCTGGCAAGACTGAAGAAAAGAACCTTTTTTATCAAAATGATGCTTGCAACCGCGTTCATCTCGATCATACCGAATTTGCTGACCGGCGTCGTTTCTTATTACAACGTATCCAAAACGTTCGAGCAGGAGACGGGCGAGACGAAGCTGCAATACTTGAACCAAACGATCAACGCGATGGAAATTGTCGTCGGCCGGATCAAGGAAAATGCCAACCTGCTTGTCATGAACCAGTCGGTGCAGGATTTCGAGCAGTTTCCGAACGGCAGCTATTACGAAGGGATGCAGGGCGAGTTCGCCAAGGAGGATCTGCCGTTTCTGTATGAATATTTGACGACGAAAAAAACGCTCTGCAAACGATCAACTCGTTCCGCATGTCCAACCAATTCGTGGACTCCGTCTACTTTTACAACAGCAGGGAAAATTTCGTCATCACTTCGGAAAGCGACGGCTCCAACCGGCAATTTCCGCTCCAAGCATTTTACGATACGGATTGGCGCGACGCGCTTGCCGAAGCGAGAGAAAATACGGTGTTCATGGAGACGCGTACGGCAAAGCAGTACAATCAGACGGAAAAAAACGTGCAGACGATCATCTACAAATCGTACAGCGGAAAAAATGCAGTCATCATCAACCTGGACGCTTCCAAGGTATACAGTGAAATCATCAACAAATTAAACCGGCAGGACGATATTTTCGTCGTATCCCGGGCAGGCGGGATTTTGTTCCACAGCGATCCGGACAAAATTCATCAGCCGGCCAGCCGGGTAATGCCGGATGACGAGGCGTATATCGGCAAAACCGGCACTTTTGTCGCCAAGCTGCGCGATCGGCAAATGCTGATCAGCTGCGCGACTTCTCCGCTGCTCGGCTGGACGTTTGTGAACGCGTCCGATATGCAAGCGCTTACCAAGGGGACGGCCGTCATTCGCAGGACGATTGTGTTATCCGCGGTTGCCCTCGTTTTGCTGTCGCTGACGCTCGCCTATTTGTCCTCGCGAAACCTGTATAAGCCGATTTCCCGTCTCAGCGCGCTTATGGCCGGGAGATCGGAACGGAAGGCGGAGCACGGAGATGAAATTCGCGTCATCGGCCACTTTGTGCAGTCGACGATCATCGAAAGAGATTTTTACAAGATGAAGCTGGAGGAGAGTTTGCCTTTTTACCGGGAACGGTTCAAATATTCGCTGCTGCACCGCCATTCCTTGACCTTGGAAGAGATTGAGGAGAAAAAGAGCTATTTGGGGCTTGATTTCGAGCTGCACGATCTTGCCGTGCTGCTGCTGTCTTTGGACGAAGAGGGGCACGGCAAGCCCGATATGATTGCCAGCGACCTGTATAAAATTCGCGTGATGGAACTGATTAAAAGCCGCTTCGCCGTTCCGGCGGCGCATTTTCTCGTCGATTCCGGGAAAGACGAAATCGCGATCGTGATGAACTGCGGCGGACTGGACCGGCAGCAGCTGTTCCGGCTTGCCCAGACGCTGCTGGACGACGTGAACCGCGAGCTGCAAAGCCGCTTTACGATGGGCGTCGGGCGCATATGCGCAAGTGTCCTGGAGCTGCCGCAGGCTTACGAGGAGGCGCTGGAGGCGCTCAAGTACAGGATCATCTACGGCAATGGCGACGTCATCTCGATCGACGACATGAAGGTGGGCGGCGAGAGCGAATATACCTATCCGAAGCTGAAAGAGGAGCAGCTGCTCGGTCTTATCAAGACGGCCCGCGAAGCGGAGGCGCTGGAGGCGTTTGACGATATCGTCGCCGAGGTGAACGCGCATAAAAGCAAGCTGCACTACAATCAGATTCAGCCGATGTTCATGCAGCTGCTGACCGGTTTTATGGGCATGTACCGGCAGCTCGGGGCCGATGTGGAGGCGATTTTCGAAAAGGAAACGAACCCGTACCGCGAGCTGCTCGAGCAGGATTCGATCGATAAGATCAGCCGTTGGTTCCGCCGTCTTATCGGCGCCACCGTCCGCTATATCGAGCGGGAGATGAATGCGAAGGGGAACCACCACATCGCCAAGGTCATCGATATCGTCGAGCGGGAGTACGGCCAAGACATTTCGCTCAGCTGGGTGGCGGAGCGGCTGGGTCTGAACCCGGCCTACATCAGCCGGCTGTTCAAGCAGATGACCGGGGAGCCGTTCGTCGATTATTTAAAGCGGGTGCGCATCGAAAAAAGCAAGGAACTGCTCGCGCGGAGCGATCTGAAAATCGGCGAAATCGGCAAGCGGGTCGGGTACGTCAATTCGTATTATTTCATCAAGGTATTCAAGGAAACGATGGGGCTTACCCCAGGGGAATATAAGAAGCTGGTCGGTTCTTAAAAAAATGCACCCCGGCTGCGGCCATTTGAAACCGCGTCCGGGGTGCCGTTATGTGTGCCGTAAGGCGAATCAGAATGCTGCAGCTTTAGGATTCGGCCCATAGCTGTTTTCGTTCTCTTGGCTGTCCTGACACGTAAAAACAATCAGGATAATGGCGCCGATGAGAGGGATCAAGCATATGAGGAGCCACCAGCCGCTTCTTCCGGTATCGTGCAGCCGGCGCGCTCCGACCGCTAAAGACGGCAGCAGGACTGCCAGATAATACAGCGTGGCGAGCAGCGTAATCCCGAAAATCGCATCGATGATCGAAAGCACGATGCCGATAATGGCGTTCACCAGAGCAAACATCCAATATTCCTTGCGCCGGGCTCTGCCTTGAAATCCCGTATAATTTTTAATCACCTTCAAATACCATTCCATTGCAATTTCACCTCGATTGTTGTTTTTTTACCATCTTCTAGGAAGATTGATTCGTCTCTTTATATCGACAAGAAGAAGCCGGAATGTTAGACTTCGGGCACTAAAATTTTTTTGATTTTTTATCGAGTGCACGCTGCGTTTGGCGCATATTACTTTTTTGATATGTCAAAATCGTAATGCGAATGTGCAAAAGTTATTATATAAAGCGCTTTCTTTTGGTGCTAAGTTAGGCGTGGAACGGGACCTTTCAACGGTGCCGAAAGCGATACCAAGGAGGAATTTGCGCAATGAAAAAAATGGTCAGCACTTCCGCGATCGCCCTGCTCGCCGCAACCACGCTTGCCGCCTGCTCCGGCTCTTCCGGCAGCGGGCAAACCAAAGGGGCGGGGGAAACCGCCAAAGCGGGCGAACCGAAAAGCATGCCGAAAATCTACATTTACCAAAACACAGGGGCGCTCAATCAGAAGCCGGAGGGAAGTATTCCGGAAAAACTCGAAGAAATGAAAAAGATGTACATGGAAAAGCTCGGCATCGAGCCGATCGCCATTGTCCCGCCCAAAGGCTCGGAGGCGGAAAAGCTGAACCTGCTGCTCGGCTCCAAGGACGAAATCGATACGTTCCAGGGCAACTGGGACGAATATGCGTCCAAAGGCGCGATCATTCCGCTGAACGATCTGCTCGACAAATACGGTCAGGACATCAAAAAGGCATGGCCGCAGGAAGCTTGGGACTATATGAAGGACAAGGACGGGAAAATTTGGGGCATACCGCGCGGCATTCCGTCCACCCATTATCCGGTCTGGGTACGTTCGGACTGGATGAAGAAGCTGAACCTGAAGACGCCGCAAACGATCGACGAGCTGGAGGCGGTGCTCAAAGCGTTCAAGGAGCAGGATCCGGACGGCAACGGCAAGGCGGATACGATTCCGATGATGACCGACCTCGCAGGAATACGAAATGCGTTTCTCGGCGGATTCACGGAGTACGGCAACAGCAACTGGATCGACCCGGCCGATCAAAAGGTGAAGCCGGCGGAGCTGGCCCCCGGGTTTAAGGATTTTGTCGCGAAAATGGCCGATTGGTACCAGAAGGGCTACATTTACAAAGAAGCGTTCGCCAAGTTCGACCCGCTCGAACTGCTGAAAACGAACCGCGTCGGCACGTCGTCGATGTGGTATTCGCGGATTACGCTCCTGTTCCCGCAAATCAAACCGAACTTGCCGGCGGATGCGAATTATGAGCTGGTGCGCGGCATTCAAGGGCCGAAAGGCAAAATCATGACGGCCACGCCGGCGAGCTCCACCTCGATCGTGATCACGAAAAAAGCGAAAAATCCCGAGGCGGTCATGAAGTTCATCAACTATCAATATCAGGATCTTCCGACGAACACACTGAATGCCGCTTTTGGAACGAACTGGAAATACCTCGACGACAAGAAATTTGAAATCGAGCTGCAAAACAAAGAAATCCAATACGCCGGCGAATATATGTTATCTCTGGGGCTCGCCACGGAAACCAAATATGCGTTCAAAGACCCGGTCAAAAAACTGCACGCCGACTACCTGAACAAAGAAATTACCAAGCTGGACGAAGCGAAAATGCCGGTCGACGCGACGGTGCTGTATGACAAGAAAGCGCTCCAGGAAAATATTCCGACGCTCGGCGATCTGGACCGGCTGCGCAGCGAGGAGCTCGTGAAGTTTGTTACCGGTGCAAGACCGCTAGGCGAATTCGACAAATTTATCGACCAGCTGTATAAAGCGGGGCTGGACAAGTGGATTGCCGAGTACACCAGACAGTATAACGCGCTCAAGAAGAAGTAGGTTCGGCGGCGAAGAGGAGGATGTACGCGTATGAACTGGGCAGCTGTAAAAATAAACCGTTTCTACTATTACTTGATCATACCGGGCATGCTCTATTTTCTCATTTTCGATTACATTCCGATGTTCGGCGTCATTATCGCCTTCAAGGACATTTCCCCGTTCGAAGGGGTGCAGGCTATTTTTTCCGGCGAGTGGGTCGGCTTCAAGCATTTCGTCCGCTTCTGGAACTCCTATTATTTCTGGAACGTGATGTCCAACACGCTGATCATCAGCCTGTATAAGCTGCTGTTCGGATTCCCGGCTTCGATCGTGCTGGCGCTGCTGCTGAACGAGCTGCGGTTTGTCGTATTCAAACGGATCGTGCAGACGATCTCCTATTTGCCGCATTTTATCTCGACGGTCGTCGTTGCCGGTCTGGCGATGATGATATTGTCGACGGACGGCGGATTGGTGAACGCGATCCTGGTGTTTTTCGGCAAGGAGCCGGTACATTTTCTCGGGAGCCCGGAGTATTTTCGTTCCATTCTCGTCATCTCCCACGTCTGGCAGACGATCGGCTGGGGCAGCATCTTGTACCTGGCGGCGATGTCGGGGATAGATCCCGGGCTGTATGAGGCGGCCCGCATGGACGGCGCCGGACGTTTTCGACAAATGTGGCACATTACGCTTCCGGGCATCACGCACGTGGTCGTCATCCTGCTCATTTTTCAAATCGGCGGATTGCTGAATGCGGGCTTTGAGAAGGTGCTCCTGCTTTATTCCCCTTCCGTATACGAGGTGGCCGACATTATCGACACGTACGTGTACAGGGAAGGTCTGCTCCGGCTGAATTATTCGTTTGCGACGGCCGTCGGCCTGTTCAAAAACGTGCTGGCGATGTTCCTTATTCTCGGAGCCAATTATTTGGCGAAAAAAATGAACCAGACGGGCATATGGTAGGAGGGCGTGACGGTGGCAAAAACAATCAAACCAACGGTGGGGGAACGCGCCTTCGATGTAATTAACATCGTACTGCTTGTCGCGTTGTCGCTCATGTTTCTCATTCCGTTCCTGTCCGTGCTGTCCACTTCGTTTATCAGCAATGCGGAATCGATGCGCAGAGGGGCATTCGTGCTTATTCCGGAGAAGCTCGATTTCGCCGCATACGATTTGCTGCTGAACAAAGGAACGCTGATTTGGACCGCTTATAAAATCACGCTGTTCAAAGTGGTGGTCGGCACGTTTCTCAATCTGGTATTCACGTCCACGCTGGCTTACGGTTTATCCAGGAGAAAGCTGCCGGGAAGAAATGCGCTTGTGTTTTTCATCTTCCTGACGATGATTTTTCACGGCGGCCTTATCCCGACGTATATGCTGATGGATAACCTGGGCGTGAAGGACACGCTGCTTGCTCTGATCCTTCCGGGTCTCGTCAGCGCGTGGAACCTGTTTATTTTGCGCAACTTTTTCATGAGCCTGCCGGAGGAGCTGGAGGAGTCGGCCATCATGGACGGCGCTTCCCCTCCGGTCATCCTGTGGAAAATCGTCATCCCGCTCTCGATGCCGGCGATCGCCACGATCGGGTTGTTTTATGCGGTGCATCATTGGAACGATTGGTTCGGTGCGTCGATTTATATCAACGACCGC
The window above is part of the Paenibacillus hamazuiensis genome. Proteins encoded here:
- a CDS encoding carbohydrate ABC transporter permease; its protein translation is MAKTIKPTVGERAFDVINIVLLVALSLMFLIPFLSVLSTSFISNAESMRRGAFVLIPEKLDFAAYDLLLNKGTLIWTAYKITLFKVVVGTFLNLVFTSTLAYGLSRRKLPGRNALVFFIFLTMIFHGGLIPTYMLMDNLGVKDTLLALILPGLVSAWNLFILRNFFMSLPEELEESAIMDGASPPVILWKIVIPLSMPAIATIGLFYAVHHWNDWFGASIYINDRSLLPVQVVMRNIVLAGVAQNETMIEYVNDPPPAQTLKSAIIIISTVPILFVYPFIQRFFVKGMMVGSIKG